The proteins below are encoded in one region of Diceros bicornis minor isolate mBicDic1 chromosome 14, mDicBic1.mat.cur, whole genome shotgun sequence:
- the LOC131413959 gene encoding olfactory receptor 2J3-like translates to MMIEKINASSESYFVLLGFSNWPHLEVVLFVVILMFYMMTLIGNLFIIILSYLDSHLYTPMYFFLSNLSFLDVCYTTSAIPQLLVNLWGPEKTISYAGCMIQLYFFLALGTTECVLLVVVSYDRYVAVCRPLHYTVFMHPHFCHLLTVVSWVSGFTNSVLHFSFTFWVPLCGHQQVDHFFCEVPTLLQLSCVDAHANKLTLTVTSSIFVLIPLILILSSYGAIARDVLRMRSTTGLQKVFGTCGAHLTVVSLFYIPVMCIYLQSPSGSSQDQGKFIALFYTVVTPSLNPLIYTLRNKDVRGAVKRLMG, encoded by the coding sequence ATGATGATTGAAAAAATCAATGCAAGTTCTGAAAGCTACTTTGTTCTACTGGGATTTTCTAATTGGCCACATTTGGAAGTAGTACTCTTTGTGGTTATCCTAATGTTCTACATGATGACATTGATAGGTAACCTGTTCATCATTATCTTGTCATACCTGGACTCTCATCTCTAcactcccatgtacttcttcctctcaaacctctcttttcTGGATGTCTGCTATACCACCAGTGCCATCCCTCAGTTGCTGGTTAACCTCTGGGGTCCAGAGAAAACCATCTCTTATGCCGGTTGCATGATTCAACTCTACTTTTTCCTTGCACTGGGAACCACAGAGTGTGTGCTACTGGTGGTGGTGTCCTATGACCGTTATGTAGCTGTCTGTAGACCCTTGCATTACACTGTCTTCATGCATCCTCATTTCTGCCATCTGTTGACTGTGGTATCTTGGGTAAGTGGTTTTACCAACTCAGTCCTTCATTTCTCGTTTACCTTCTGGGTACCTCTGTGTGGGCATCAGCAAGTGGACCACTTCTTCTGTGAAGTTCCAACGCTACTGCAACTGTCATGTGTTGATGCCCATGCTAATAAGCTGACTCTCACGGTCACGAGCTCTATTTTTGTTCTCATACCTCTCATCCTCATTCTCAGCTCCTATGGTGCCATTGCCAGGGATGTGCTGAGGATGCGGTCGACAACTGGGCTTCAGAAAGTCTTTGGGACATGTGGAGCCCATCTTACGGTTGTATCTCTCTTTTACATTCCAGTCATGTGCATATATCTCCAGTCACCATCAGGAAGTTCTCAAGATCAAGGCAAGTTCATTGCCCTCTTTTATACTGTTGTTACACCTAGCCTCAATCCTCTAATCTATACTCTCAGAAACAAAGATGTAAGAGGGGCAGTAAAGAGACTAATGGGGTGA